In the genome of Natronorubrum sediminis, one region contains:
- a CDS encoding universal stress protein: MYHIVIPVDTSEERGTKATQYVIDLLEAGVISDAEAISVTVLNVFEKFKAVDDGGNVSSAELYDEDDYPDAVVRARDLLEDAAIEYDLERRHGDSADEIVDFVEEADADLVVMAPRKRSSVGKAVFGSVAQNVLINTDRPTLIV, translated from the coding sequence ATGTACCACATCGTCATCCCAGTCGATACCAGCGAAGAACGCGGTACCAAAGCGACGCAGTACGTCATCGACCTCCTCGAAGCGGGCGTGATCAGCGACGCCGAAGCGATCAGCGTCACGGTGCTCAACGTCTTCGAGAAGTTCAAAGCCGTCGACGACGGCGGCAACGTTAGCTCAGCGGAACTCTACGACGAAGACGACTACCCTGACGCGGTCGTGCGCGCTCGAGACTTACTCGAGGACGCGGCGATCGAGTACGACCTCGAGCGTCGCCACGGCGATTCGGCCGACGAAATCGTCGACTTCGTCGAGGAGGCGGACGCCGACCTCGTCGTCATGGCCCCTCGAAAGCGAAGTTCCGTCGGAAAAGCCGTCTTCGGCAGCGTCGCCCAGAACGTCCTGATCAATACGGATCGGCCGACGCTGATCGTCTAA